CTCAAGGACCCGGGGGAGGAAGTGGGGCTTTGAGAAGCCTTCAAATGGGAAGGGGGAGAAGCAGGCtctgggggtggaggtggtgagGTGGAAGGAGATGGGCTAGCCTGGACTGGAAGGACATGGAGAAGGGGAAGCAGAATGGAAGGGGATGCTAGATGGGGTTGGGAACCTAGAATGGCTACTGCATGAGGGGAAATGAACACCAATGACAGTGTCTAAGAGGGAGTGGCTGGAGAGAATGAAGAAGCCGTCATTCCAGAAGCCACTTCCAGCCCTGAGCACCTTGGAATCACtgcaggaggttccaggttcattGCTGACCCGGGATTCATGGTGCATCTTCCTCTTCCCCAGGCATGATAGTCACAGCGGGCAACCTTTCTGCAGAGGAAGGTGGCTCTGCCATCTTACAATGTCACCTTTCTTCCATCACGGCCGAAGTGACGCAGGTCAACTGGGAGCAGCAGGACCAACTTGTGGCCATTCGTCATGCTGATTTTGGTTGGCATGTTTCTTCAGCCTTCAGGGAACGGGTGGTGCCAGGCCCCAACTTGGGCCTTACCCTGCTGTCACTGACTGCAAACGACACAGGGGAGTACTTCTGCATCTACCATACCTACCCCCATGGCATTTACAAGGGAAGGATCTTTCTGGAAGTCCGAGGAAGCTCAGGTATTCTCACAGGTGCACAGTGGCAAGGCCCTCCTCCTCTGGCATAGGAGATGCCAACAAGAAAGCCCCTAGGGAGCAGGGCTTCTCAATCCTAAGCTTGAGAATCACCTGGAAGCTTCCAAGAACTCTGGAATTGGGCTCTCCAGGACAGAGCCTAAGATGTGATGTGTGCAGAATCCTACTCTTCCTGCAGGAGAAGCAGCTCTGACCCAGGCCGGTCAGAGAGAAGGTGGTCTCATTTATTCAATTAGCAGTCAATCATGTAGAATTAGTCCCTAAATTTATTAAGAGTGGAGCTGGTGGAAAATAAAGGCTGTGTGGAACTAAGTGTAAATAACTTACATCCAGTGGCACTTGGAAGTTTTCAAAATGCCCTCCTAGATCAGCTCAGACACCTGGATCATTTTTCTGGGAGTTGGGAAATGATCATCAGACCTGGAAGTTCAGAGGAGAGAATGGCACAGGCTCTGCcatccctgctaatgggctggggAAGGTAGCGGAAGATGGCCtgggtgtttgggtccctgccacctatgcacAAGGCCCGgatgaagctctggactcctggctttggcctggcatgccccaactattgcagccatccgtggagtgaatcagtgatggaagatctctgttcctctctctctgactttgcctttgaaaatatacatatatatatataatatatataattaatgctctctctgtttctctctctcagtctctctctctatataaaattAATGTTTCCTTTCAAATGGCCCATCTTAGCAAACCTCCCACATAGGTCAaattcatcaaacagttggaagTCTGGGCTCTAGAAGCATTGAGCCTAGGTAATCTTGGTCAATTACTAAATCttttctcaattttctcatctatcAAACATGGTGAATAATCTCATGAATTGATACAAAGTTCTTAGAACAATAATAGGTACATAATAAACTTAATAACCTCAAGTTCTTACAGTATTTATAGCTGCATGGTTAGAGGAACCTGGAAGAGCTAGCAGGGCAGGGGAGCTGAATTGCAGCAAAAATAACAGTGATGCTCTTGACCATTTGGAGATCTTTAGTGCAGGGCCATCTGCCTGGGTGCCCACTGCCAGGCTGCAGTACTGGGTAGAGGGAGGAAGATCTGGCAGAAGTCCCTCCTTGGGATGGAGCTCCTAAAAAGTAGAGAAAACGAGAAGAATTTTATCTGTTTTCTCAGGCCCAAGCAAGAGCCTTCTGGAGCTGTGACTCCAGCCAAATGTACTGCTCTTTGAGGTCACAGTGAACAGCTGTTCCCCAGGGTAAAATAGGAGCAGTGAGGTGCAGATTTCTCCCCCAGTTgtcatggagtagctgggatgggGGCTTGGGAGATATTCTACTGGACCTTGGTCAGACACTGCCCCAAGCCTATATGTTTCTGCCCTTTATACTTTTGCAAAACACCGGAGAACACCACTGGCTGCTttcagtttcttcctgtttgtcaGTTTAGTGTCAGTTCCTGACCTGGGGTGCTAACCCCTCTTTAGTTACTTTAGCTCCCACTGTGGCTTCTCACGGATGTGGAGTGGTCAGTCTTTCTTTACTGCAGCTGAAACACCTTAGTTTATAGTTATAGTTTCCAGGTTCACAATCCAAGGTCAGTGGCCCCATTGGTTCAGACATCTGGAAAGCCAGAGAATGGAAAAAGGACGATCACACAATGATTCCAGACACAGAGCACACCCTTCATCAGCTTTCTCTATGGTCTCTCCTTATAATGCTATCGTGATTTGGTCATGGGGCTCCATTCTAGCAACCGAATCAAGTCTCTTCCCAAAAGTTCAGCCTTCAGACCCCATAACTGGATGATCCTGCCACCGTGAATTCATCCACTAAAAATCTGTTCACAATTAACATGAGGCTTTACAAGGGGTCCAATGTCTGCATGAGTTTAGGGAGCCAAATCCTGTACAAACTCTGCCATGGCCTTAATTTCAAACTGTACCCTAGATCCCTGTCCTAACACCAGAGACAGCTCTTATTCAGTATTCAAGCTCTTATTGCCCGAAGTGAGCCTAACCTTTGAAGCAGACCCAGCAGTAGGCACAACTGTTAGGAATCCGTGATGCAGAGTCCACCCTTCCTGACCCTAAGCATAGTGATACTGTCATGTCTGCTCatgaaaaaaaagctttttaaaaatttatttgaaataggagagagagagagagagagagagagaaagagagagagagagagagagagaaagtggaatcTTTCCTCTGctagttcataccccaaatggtctcagcagccagaactgggacagtccaaagtcaagagcctaggatccaggtcttcctcatgagtgcaggggcccaagtacttgggccatcctcccctgctttccctattagggagctggattagaagtgaagtggCTGGGGCTCGGgcacagcaagtgatggctgaatccgcacacaacaccagcccccagagTTGCTTGTAATTCAAAGACCTTGAAAtctttcctctgtgactgagactaGTGGAACTGGATGCTTTCATTCAGTCAGAATTTCTAACAAAATTGATATTAATTTACTAAAGCTGCTATGGTCtttattatctttaaaattaacTGAAGTCATTATCATAATCTTCCCTAAATCTGATCATGGTTTTAACCCCTTCTGTCTTTATGTGTCCACATGGTGTAAGAAAACCCAGTTCTAACGCTGGCTCCCACCCTGCTCTTCCTTGTGTTCTAACCATATGTTCTTTTTGGTTCTATGGCTATCCCTATGTAGCTCCCTGCAGCCTGTCTCTGATGACCATTTGCCTCCTACATGCTCTCTTTCTCCTTGAGTGAACTTTCTACCTGTGGCCATCCAGTATGGACACTGCCTATGATGTGACCAAGTCCTCAGGGCAGGTGGAACACAATGTGGAAAATTCGAATATTGCAGACATTTTGCTTATCAGAAGTGATCTAATTTTTAGCACATTTCCAATAATCTAAGCCCTTAATCAAATGGATGGAGGAAGGCCCAGGCCTCTGCTGTCTCCTTCTTTTCTTTGGATACTAGGTCCTGTCCAAGCTCCTAAGGAGAGGTATAGATGGGAGGAGGCAGCCTGCAATCCCTGCTCTGCAACCAAACACTCACTCATGGGGTGACTgtcttgtttttctcatttctctttacACCAAATAttactcatctttttaaaaactccccATCTACCCTTCCTTGTCTTCTACCAGTTACATTTTCATGGTTTAATGGAAATATACTTGTTCGTGCATCATCCATACCACTAATATTTACTGAGCATAAAGATCTAGCTGTCGGGTGCAGAGAAAATAGCAAAAGCTAAGACTCCATAGCCGTATTTCCCTCTGGAACTTCACAGCCTAGCTAGGAAAATGTGCTATGGGGCTTAGGGTACAAATTTATATGCATTTGTAATTTaatactaattttattttaatgtttaattaagATTTTTTACAGATAAACTTTTATATACATgaaattttaataaaagaaaatgctcTTTTTTGGTAAGGAATCATCTGTTTATTTCCATAATTACTGAAATTTTGTCATATAGAGCAAAGGAGTATTAAAAATgatccacatgggtgtcagacaCATGATGTAAACCGTTGTTCTAAAGATGAATCGTTGATTTCATGCCGGGCTTGGTGGGTCCTCCGTTGTCCAGAGTTGGGCTGAAGTCTCCAGTCCTATGATAGAGCAAGGACCTGGCCACTGCCCCTGGTTGTGTCTAGAGAAAGGCTCCCCTGGGAAAGGCAGCTTCATTTCTGAcctctgctttgtcctccctCTAGTGGCTGAGCAGAGCATCGGATTCCAGATTCCACTGCTGGCAGCCTTGGCTACATTGCTGGTGGTCTTGTGCGTGGCAGTCGTCGGGGTGGTCGCATTGGCTGGAAAGGTAATGGCTCTGGCTGGCCTGGGCACTCCCAGTCCCCATCAGCACTCACAGCCTCAGGTCTTCCAGGCCTGCTTTCTGTCCAGGGAGAGACCCAGATGCGTGCTTCTTCACGGATCTTTGTGTCTTTTCTGGGGTATTTGGCTTGCCCTTCAGTGCAGTGTTTTATGTTTTTCCTCATCGCTCACCCAGGCTGTGACTCCCAGAAGGTTGGACCTGTGTCCTCTTCATCTTGCTGTCACTTACAGTTCCCACATTCTGCCCGTCCCCTAAGTCCCTGCTCTGAAAGTTTTAATTTATCTACTGTGAATTTGATGCATCTTGGATGGCTGCTGCGTTCTAGGGCTTTCTGTGCATTTGTTGATTTAATTTTTAGAACTCTTTGGTAGTACTGGGTTACTCTGGTCTTATGCAGGATGAgaaataaatacttcttaaaatgCATTGGTAAGTGTATGACAAGAAAGACAGCTTCTAAATTTAGTTACTTTAGCTTAAGAGGTCATGCGGTCCAAAGAATATTGGGTGGGGAATTGAAAGATTCAATTTCTGCTATTGACTGAATGTGTGATTTTATAAAAGGGGATTCATTTTCCCAGGTCTCCATGTCTTTATCTACGACATGGAGTTCATAATTCTGCTCTTCCGTATCACTGAGTTAGAACAGGTGGCATAGTTCATGTGAAAGCTTTATAAATAATGAAGAAATATAATACTGTCCTTCTTGTGTCATACAATGGTGGCTGTTAGTTAGGATAAGCTAAGAAATTTCTATTCCTTGTCTAGTCTGCTTTTTGGACTCCCAAGCCAGTCATGgtcgctttttttaaaaaattaagatttatttatttgaaaggcaggtcacatagagaaagaaggaagtagagatggagagagagagagaaagatattttccatcctATTGGAactcaaaccggtacccatataggataccagtgtTCCAAGCGGCAGTTTAAGCCACTGAACCACAGTGCCTACCCCAGGTCATCATAATTCAAGTTTCCACACAAACATTTTGGATAACAAAAACCTGTGACTTCCAACAGTGTTTTCTAGTGTTACCATGATCTTCTTCTAAAAATCTGGATCCAATATTCCTGAAACTATGATCCTACTTAATTCCCAACTCATGTCTGCAACCCTAATATCATTCTCTTGACTAGGTAGTTGTGCAGTTATTATTGGTACCCAAACAACCCTCAACTTGCTTGACTTACAATTTTTCAACTTCACAATGGTGTGAAAGACATTTAGTAGGAGTCATTTGGAATTTTGGCCTTCTCCTGGTCTAGCCTTATGCAGTGGGATCTTCTCTTGCAGTGCCATTCCAGCCAGGCAGCTATGTAATAAGCAGTGGTCTGTGTGGGTAAGTGATGGTGCTCAATGAGGGAGTTATGGGAAATGCATTTTCCACTTACAGAATCTCAAATTTATGTTAAGGTGATGAGCCCATTGTAGCTTGAGGAACATCTCTATAAGGTTTTATAATTCTCATCCCATTTCTTCATGTCTGTGTTTTTCCTTATTCTGTTTTACCATCTTTTGAATTAAAgtactttttattattaagaGATCTGTTTGTTAGTTATGAATTATTTTGCTACTCTTTTAGAGGCTAAAAAGTCTATAATATACCCCTGGCTTTCTATATATTAGTACTACCTGAAGTAGAACTTGTGATCACTTCTTGAATTATGCAATAAACTCGGAGCATTTAAGTTCTTTAACTTATCTCCCCAACTTATTTCTGTTACTATAATACATTTGAGTTCATTGTTTTTACATCCCCATATTGTTATCACTGTTTTATGAGTCAATATTGTTTTAGATGGATGTGTTCTTCTCGTCCCTCTTGCCTTCATACCTTTCTTGCCCTCTTCCTGGGGAATATCCTTTGGTGCTTCTTTTATTATGAGGAACCATCTTGGTTATTATTGGTCTACaagggtgtttttctttttataaacacTACATTTATTTTGCTAGGTATTCTATTGTGACAGTAAGTTTCTTTCAGAATGTGGAAACCTAATTCCATTGTCTGGCTTCCTGTATTTCAACTGAGAAACTTGATCTTACTTTGCTCCATGAGTTTTTCCACCTTCCAGTTAAAAATTCCCATCTTTCGTTTTTAGTAATGGTGCaattaacttttttatttattctgttaagGGTGTGGAATGATTTTAGAATCTGTGGCTTATATGTTTTACCAGTTTGGAGTCATTCCTGGCCATTAACTCTTCCTATAGCACTTCTCCATCTTTGTATTCCTTCCCGTCTGAGCTCTAATTACAAAAAAGTTTCTATATTTTAGACACTTTCACTTTTTCTTATATATTTCATATCCTCTTATTCATATTTTCCACCTATTTGTCTCATCATATTTTGGAGTGGATGTTTTCTGCTGACATACCTCCAATTTATTAAACATCTTCTTTGAAGTTTAAGTAGTCTGCAGTCTGTCAAATCTCCTCTTTAAATGATTTGTAAATATTAGTCAATCATTTTGTGCCTGATAATCCTCCTAATTGGACCCTGTGGGTCTCTTCCGCTGTCCATCTTCTTGGTCTTTTGCGTATCTTCTTGACTGGTATTGTTCATTCTACATGAAAAACAGTGACAGTCACTTGAAGTTATAGgtgttatcatttttttccagattgGATTTGCTACCCTCTTTGACAGGAAACTGATTTGCAGGTGC
This sequence is a window from Ochotona princeps isolate mOchPri1 chromosome 3, mOchPri1.hap1, whole genome shotgun sequence. Protein-coding genes within it:
- the TIGIT gene encoding T-cell immunoreceptor with Ig and ITIM domains isoform X2, whose product is MRWCFLLIWAQGLRQAPLLTSGMIVTAGNLSAEEGGSAILQCHLSSITAEVTQVNWEQQDQLVAIRHADFGWHVSSAFRERVVPGPNLGLTLLSLTANDTGEYFCIYHTYPHGIYKGRIFLEVRGSSVAEQSIGFQIPLLAALATLLVVLCVAVVGVVALAGKKQPLQMHSAENDPRQTPTEQVERHPSAPSSPGSCDPAATAPADLYTEQRGDDYDEPHDYFNVLSYRSLGNIGFLTETG
- the TIGIT gene encoding T-cell immunoreceptor with Ig and ITIM domains isoform X1 codes for the protein MRWCFLLIWAQGLRQAPLLTSGMIVTAGNLSAEEGGSAILQCHLSSITAEVTQVNWEQQDQLVAIRHADFGWHVSSAFRERVVPGPNLGLTLLSLTANDTGEYFCIYHTYPHGIYKGRIFLEVRGSSVAEQSIGFQIPLLAALATLLVVLCVAVVGVVALAGKVMALAGLGTPSPHQHSQPQVFQACFLSRERPRCVLLHGSLCLFWGIWLALQCSVLCFSSSLTQAVTPRRLDLCPLHLAVTYSSHILPVP